One genomic segment of Pseudomonas sp. p1(2021b) includes these proteins:
- a CDS encoding methylated-DNA--[protein]-cysteine S-methyltransferase, whose product MSSAFTLMQSPVGTLTLVARGDCLAAVLWEQERENRVRLGELRRSDTHPTLTETARQLGEYFAGQRQRFELPLDFHGTDFQRQVWAALLTIPFGETRSYSEIARQIGKPSAVRAVGAANGRNPISIIAPCHRVIGASGSLTGFAGGLQAKQYLLALEGRQSLALGF is encoded by the coding sequence ATGTCCAGTGCCTTCACCCTCATGCAATCACCTGTAGGCACCTTGACGCTGGTCGCGCGCGGCGACTGCCTGGCGGCGGTGCTGTGGGAACAGGAGCGGGAGAACCGCGTGCGCCTGGGTGAGCTGCGCCGCAGCGACACCCACCCGACCTTGACGGAAACGGCGCGCCAACTGGGTGAGTACTTCGCCGGCCAACGCCAGCGTTTCGAATTGCCATTGGATTTTCACGGCACCGATTTCCAGCGCCAAGTCTGGGCGGCGCTGCTGACCATTCCCTTCGGTGAAACCCGTAGCTACAGCGAAATCGCCCGGCAGATCGGCAAGCCCAGCGCCGTACGGGCAGTAGGGGCCGCCAATGGACGCAACCCGATATCGATCATCGCCCCTTGTCACAGGGTGATCGGTGCTTCGGGCAGCCTGACCGGCTTTGCCGGTGGTCTGCAGGCCAAGCAATACCTGCTCGCCCTCGAGGGCCGCCAGAGCTTGGCGCTCGGTTTTTGA
- a CDS encoding LysE family translocator, with protein MDLSSLLLFIPACFALNMAPGPNNLLSLHNASRYGLRTACVAGGGRILAFSGMIALAAMGLAVVLHTSEYLFLAIKVVGAAYLFYIAWQLWRAPVGEAVVSTDHPRGTWRLARQEFWVAAGNPKAILIFTAFLPQFVSVGSPTPVAEQFLWLGVLFLLLEWAAIAIYAGLGAYLQRWFSRPGPRRLFNRVSASLLGCAGLGLLAARR; from the coding sequence ATGGACCTGTCGAGCCTGCTGCTGTTCATCCCCGCCTGCTTCGCCCTGAACATGGCGCCGGGCCCTAACAACCTGTTGTCGCTGCACAACGCCAGCCGTTATGGCCTGCGCACCGCCTGCGTGGCCGGTGGCGGGCGCATCCTGGCCTTCAGCGGCATGATCGCCTTGGCGGCCATGGGCCTGGCGGTGGTGCTGCACACGAGCGAATACCTGTTCCTGGCGATCAAGGTGGTGGGCGCCGCGTATCTGTTCTACATCGCCTGGCAGTTGTGGCGTGCGCCGGTGGGGGAAGCCGTGGTGAGCACCGATCACCCGCGGGGCACCTGGCGGTTGGCGCGACAAGAGTTCTGGGTGGCCGCGGGCAACCCTAAAGCGATTCTCATCTTCACAGCCTTCCTGCCGCAGTTCGTCTCGGTGGGCAGCCCTACGCCCGTGGCCGAGCAGTTCCTCTGGCTGGGCGTGCTGTTCCTGCTCCTGGAGTGGGCGGCGATCGCCATCTATGCGGGCCTTGGCGCCTATCTGCAGCGCTGGTTCAGCCGCCCTGGGCCGCGCCGGTTGTTCAACCGCGTCAGTGCCTCGCTGCTCGGGTGTGCGGGGCTGGGCCTGCTGGCGGCGCGGCGCTGA
- a CDS encoding glycoside hydrolase family 19 protein, whose protein sequence is MPITEQQLLQIMPKARPVVGAFLPALNRAMTRWRINTLVRQAAFLAQIGHESGQLRSLVENLNYSAESLVRTWPSRFTSQTAPGYARQPEKIANKVYGGRMGNGSEASGDGWRFRGRGLLQVTGRDNYREVGAGLGLPLEAEPELLEQAEQAAQSAAWWWAKRGLNEMADAGRIRDIGSIINTGQPGKTPHGAADRLALYDLALRVLA, encoded by the coding sequence ATGCCGATAACCGAGCAGCAGTTGCTGCAGATCATGCCCAAGGCCCGGCCAGTGGTCGGAGCCTTCCTGCCCGCGCTGAATCGGGCTATGACGCGCTGGCGCATCAACACTCTGGTCCGTCAGGCCGCCTTCCTGGCCCAGATCGGGCACGAGTCTGGCCAGTTGCGCAGCCTGGTGGAGAACCTCAACTACAGCGCCGAGTCGCTGGTGCGGACCTGGCCCTCGAGGTTCACCAGTCAGACCGCCCCCGGTTACGCCCGACAGCCGGAGAAGATCGCCAACAAGGTGTACGGCGGGCGCATGGGCAACGGTTCGGAGGCCTCCGGTGATGGTTGGCGGTTCCGTGGACGCGGCCTGCTGCAGGTCACCGGGCGCGACAACTACCGCGAGGTCGGCGCCGGCCTGGGCCTGCCGCTGGAGGCTGAGCCGGAACTGCTCGAGCAAGCCGAGCAGGCTGCCCAGTCCGCCGCCTGGTGGTGGGCGAAGCGCGGGCTGAACGAGATGGCCGACGCCGGCCGGATACGCGACATCGGCAGCATCATCAACACCGGGCAGCCCGGAAAGACGCCGCACGGTGCCGCCGATCGCCTGGCGCTGTATGACCTGGCCTTGCGGGTGCTGGCGTGA
- a CDS encoding helix-turn-helix transcriptional regulator — protein sequence MTRPHSEIWRDPALPFVESRRACHSRACYKAHSHPTFSIGAVDSGLSDFTGAGEGHERLTPGTLVLVPAQRVHACNPLPGQAWSYQMLHLDAQWLQQLRLEAGVAASEPGAPARISRSASVYRRFCQLNELLFSGAGPTEKEAALVAFIGDLDLAAHDTLDAAPVPTLEVPALRELLERIEAQGSAEMSLGQLAAQAGLGRYQLIRTLRAATGLTPHAYLLNARVNRARRLLSQGMALAEVAYELGFADQAHFQRVFKAHAGVTPGRYRSGAA from the coding sequence ATGACCCGTCCACACAGCGAAATCTGGCGTGACCCGGCGCTGCCGTTCGTGGAAAGCCGCCGCGCCTGCCATAGCCGGGCCTGCTACAAAGCCCACAGTCACCCAACGTTTTCCATTGGGGCGGTAGATAGCGGCCTGAGCGATTTCACCGGCGCTGGCGAAGGCCATGAACGGCTGACGCCTGGCACCCTGGTGTTGGTTCCGGCGCAGCGGGTGCATGCCTGTAACCCACTGCCGGGCCAAGCCTGGAGCTACCAGATGCTGCATCTGGATGCTCAATGGCTGCAGCAGCTGCGGTTGGAGGCTGGGGTAGCGGCCAGTGAGCCCGGGGCACCGGCGCGAATCAGCCGGTCAGCTTCGGTGTACCGCCGGTTCTGCCAGCTCAATGAACTGTTGTTTTCCGGGGCGGGACCCACGGAAAAGGAAGCGGCACTGGTGGCATTCATCGGCGACCTCGATCTTGCCGCCCATGACACCCTCGATGCGGCGCCGGTGCCGACCCTGGAGGTACCGGCGTTGCGTGAGCTGCTTGAGAGGATCGAGGCGCAGGGTTCGGCTGAAATGAGCCTGGGCCAGCTGGCCGCCCAGGCGGGCCTCGGCCGTTACCAGCTGATCCGGACATTGCGCGCCGCCACTGGGCTCACGCCCCATGCCTACCTGCTCAACGCCCGCGTCAATCGCGCCCGTCGCCTGCTCAGCCAAGGCATGGCGCTGGCGGAGGTCGCCTATGAGCTGGGGTTCGCCGACCAAGCCCATTTCCAGCGGGTGTTCAAGGCCCATGCAGGCGTGACGCCAGGGCGTTATCGCAGCGGGGCCGCGTAA
- the hbdH gene encoding 3-hydroxybutyrate dehydrogenase, whose amino-acid sequence MTLNGKTALVTGSTSGIGLGIAQVLAGAGANIVLNGFGDPAPALAEIARLGVPVIHHPADLSDVAQIEALFALAEREFGGVDILVNNAGIQHVAPVEQFPIETWDKIIALNLSAVFHGTRLALPGMRARNWGRIVNIASVHGLVGSTGKAAYVAAKHGVVGLTKVVGLETATSNITCNAICPGWVLTPLVQKQIDDRAASGIDPQQAQHDLLAEKQPSVAFVTPQHLGELVLFLCSEAGSQVRGAAWNVDGGWLAQ is encoded by the coding sequence ATGACACTCAACGGCAAGACCGCACTGGTCACAGGTTCCACCAGCGGTATCGGCCTGGGGATAGCCCAGGTGCTGGCTGGCGCAGGTGCGAATATCGTGTTGAACGGCTTCGGCGACCCGGCACCGGCACTGGCCGAAATCGCCCGGCTGGGCGTGCCGGTCATTCATCACCCGGCCGACCTGTCCGATGTAGCCCAGATCGAGGCGCTGTTCGCCCTGGCCGAGCGCGAATTCGGTGGCGTCGACATCCTGGTCAATAACGCCGGCATCCAGCACGTGGCGCCGGTGGAGCAGTTCCCCATCGAGACCTGGGACAAGATCATCGCCCTTAACCTCAGCGCCGTGTTCCACGGCACCCGCCTGGCGCTGCCCGGCATGCGCGCGCGCAACTGGGGGCGAATCGTCAACATCGCATCGGTACATGGCCTGGTGGGCTCCACCGGCAAGGCCGCCTATGTGGCAGCCAAGCATGGGGTGGTGGGGTTGACCAAGGTCGTGGGCCTGGAAACCGCCACCAGCAACATCACCTGCAACGCCATCTGCCCAGGGTGGGTGCTCACGCCGCTGGTGCAGAAACAAATCGACGACCGCGCCGCCTCAGGCATTGACCCACAGCAGGCGCAACACGATCTGTTGGCCGAAAAGCAGCCTTCCGTGGCATTTGTAACACCTCAGCACCTCGGAGAGCTGGTATTGTTCCTGTGCAGCGAAGCCGGCAGCCAGGTCCGTGGTGCCGCCTGGAACGTCGATGGCGGTTGGCTGGCCCAGTGA
- a CDS encoding LysE family translocator, whose product MEQFLMVAAAHFLALLSPGPDFFLVARTSVNAGWRVASGACLGIALANGLFIVVAFAGVSILREGSTLFVTLQLAGCAYLFYIGGLFLRHAGHSSLAASDNGLVQPSCGWLHSFAQGFLSGMLNPKNALFYASLASMVAATSSAWKIAYGAWMFTVVAAWDLLVAMAIGNRRVLRRFARALPWLERASGAMLILLASVVLMHLAWG is encoded by the coding sequence ATGGAGCAATTCTTGATGGTCGCCGCCGCCCACTTCCTCGCTCTGCTCTCCCCTGGCCCCGACTTCTTCCTGGTAGCCCGCACCTCGGTCAACGCCGGTTGGCGGGTGGCCAGCGGCGCCTGCCTGGGTATCGCCCTGGCCAATGGACTGTTCATCGTCGTCGCCTTCGCTGGCGTCTCGATCCTGCGCGAGGGCAGCACGTTGTTCGTCACCCTGCAACTGGCCGGCTGTGCCTATCTGTTTTACATCGGTGGCCTGTTCTTGCGTCACGCCGGGCACAGCAGCCTCGCGGCCAGCGACAACGGCCTCGTCCAACCCTCGTGCGGCTGGCTGCACAGCTTTGCCCAAGGTTTCCTCTCCGGCATGCTCAACCCGAAGAACGCCCTGTTCTATGCCAGCCTGGCGAGCATGGTCGCCGCCACCAGCAGTGCCTGGAAGATCGCCTATGGCGCGTGGATGTTCACCGTCGTGGCAGCCTGGGACTTGCTGGTGGCCATGGCCATCGGCAACCGCCGTGTGCTGCGTCGGTTCGCCCGCGCTCTGCCCTGGCTGGAGCGCGCCTCGGGCGCCATGCTGATACTCCTGGCCAGCGTTGTGCTCATGCACCTGGCATGGGGCTGA
- a CDS encoding acetoacetate--CoA ligase has protein sequence MNDVLWRPSTAQVQASRMDAFRRRVNLRFNLQLDDYAALHRWSVEQRPAFWQALAEYFQVQWHTPPSQVLDEGPRMPDAHWFPGATLNYAEHLLQRRDDRPAVIAVREDGQRQALTHAQLAAHVAGMQKALQGLGIQAGDRVASVMPNTWETLVTMLACASLGAIWSSSSPEFGLHGIIDRFGQITPKLLIACAGYQYAGKAIDQVEKINQVTAQLPNLEHLLVVPYTRPHTRADEFAAQRVSLWDDFYQPGGEPHFAGLPFDHPLYILYSSGTTGVPKCIVHRAGGVLLQHMKEHGLHNDLKANDVLFYYTTCGWMMWNWLASGLAVGATLVLYDGSPFYPGPERLLDLIDAEGIHAFGTSAKYLAALEQEGIVPASSHRLDHLRLIMSTGSPLSPHSYDYVYDKFKPDLCLASMSGGTDIVSCFVLGNPVLPVRRGQIQCKGLGMAVEVWNEAGRPVIGEKGELVCTRNFPCMPVGFWGDADGSRYHDAYFSQYPGVWAQGDYAEEHAEGGLVIHGRSDAVLNPGGVRIGTVEIYRQVEKVEEVVESVAIGQDWHNDVRVVLFVRLRDGLQLDDALRQRIRQVIRQYTTPRHVPAVIAQVTDIPRTISGKLVELAIRNVVHGLPVKNTDALANPEALAQFRDRAELRDQA, from the coding sequence ATGAACGATGTGCTCTGGCGCCCCTCCACGGCGCAGGTCCAGGCCAGCCGCATGGACGCCTTCCGCCGCCGGGTCAATTTGCGGTTCAACCTCCAGCTCGACGACTACGCCGCCCTGCACCGCTGGAGCGTCGAACAACGCCCGGCCTTCTGGCAGGCCCTTGCCGAATATTTTCAGGTCCAATGGCACACCCCGCCCTCCCAGGTACTCGACGAGGGCCCGCGCATGCCCGATGCGCACTGGTTCCCCGGTGCCACCCTGAACTACGCCGAACACCTGCTGCAGCGCCGCGACGACCGTCCAGCCGTGATCGCCGTGCGCGAGGATGGCCAGCGCCAGGCCTTGACCCATGCGCAACTGGCGGCCCATGTCGCCGGCATGCAGAAGGCTCTGCAAGGTCTCGGTATCCAGGCAGGTGACCGGGTCGCCTCGGTCATGCCCAACACCTGGGAAACCCTGGTGACCATGCTGGCCTGCGCCAGCCTCGGCGCGATCTGGTCCAGCTCGTCGCCCGAGTTCGGCCTGCACGGCATCATCGACCGTTTCGGCCAGATCACGCCCAAGCTGCTGATCGCCTGCGCAGGCTACCAGTACGCCGGCAAGGCCATCGATCAGGTGGAGAAGATCAACCAGGTCACGGCCCAGTTGCCCAACCTGGAGCACCTGTTGGTCGTGCCCTACACCCGCCCGCATACTCGCGCCGACGAATTCGCCGCGCAACGGGTCAGCCTGTGGGACGACTTCTATCAGCCGGGGGGTGAGCCGCACTTCGCAGGGCTGCCCTTCGACCACCCGCTGTACATCCTCTACTCCAGCGGCACCACGGGCGTGCCCAAGTGCATCGTCCATCGCGCCGGTGGTGTGCTGCTGCAACACATGAAGGAACATGGCCTGCACAACGACTTGAAGGCCAACGACGTGCTGTTCTACTACACCACCTGCGGCTGGATGATGTGGAACTGGCTGGCCAGCGGCCTGGCCGTCGGCGCCACCCTGGTGCTGTACGATGGCTCACCGTTCTACCCTGGGCCCGAGCGTCTGCTCGACCTGATCGACGCCGAAGGTATCCACGCCTTCGGGACCAGCGCCAAGTACCTGGCAGCCCTGGAGCAGGAAGGCATCGTGCCCGCCAGCAGCCATCGCCTCGACCACCTGCGCCTGATCATGTCCACCGGCTCGCCGCTCTCGCCCCACAGCTACGACTACGTCTACGACAAGTTCAAGCCGGACCTGTGCCTGGCCTCGATGTCCGGCGGCACCGATATCGTCTCCTGCTTCGTGCTCGGCAACCCGGTATTGCCGGTGCGTCGCGGCCAGATCCAGTGCAAGGGCCTGGGCATGGCCGTGGAGGTGTGGAACGAGGCCGGTCGACCGGTGATCGGCGAAAAAGGCGAGCTGGTATGTACCCGCAACTTTCCCTGCATGCCGGTGGGCTTCTGGGGCGACGCTGACGGCAGCCGCTACCACGACGCCTATTTCAGCCAGTACCCCGGCGTCTGGGCCCAAGGCGACTACGCCGAGGAGCACGCCGAAGGCGGCCTGGTCATCCACGGCCGTTCCGATGCGGTGCTCAACCCCGGCGGCGTACGCATCGGTACGGTGGAGATCTACCGCCAGGTGGAAAAGGTCGAGGAGGTCGTGGAAAGCGTCGCCATCGGCCAGGACTGGCACAACGACGTGCGGGTGGTGCTGTTCGTGCGCCTGCGCGATGGCCTGCAGTTGGACGATGCCTTGCGCCAGCGTATCCGCCAGGTGATCCGCCAATACACCACGCCGCGCCACGTACCCGCCGTCATCGCCCAGGTCACGGACATTCCCCGCACCATCAGCGGCAAGCTGGTTGAACTGGCCATCCGCAACGTGGTGCACGGCCTGCCGGTGAAGAACACCGATGCCCTGGCCAACCCTGAGGCGCTGGCGCAATTCAGAGACCGCGCGGAGCTGCGCGATCAGGCATAA
- the eco gene encoding serine protease inhibitor ecotin: MRPFPLTAILSLTMACVAPAMAAGLKDVAPYPEAEKGFTRQVIHLPAQTDESAHQLEILAGKTLPVDCNKQRLGGKLEEHNLEGWGYSYYRLEKVAGPMSTLMACPDGKKTEAFVPVVGEGFMLRYNSKLPVVLYVPEGIEVRYRVWSASDDVQKAKVE, from the coding sequence ATGCGCCCATTCCCATTGACCGCGATCCTTTCCCTGACCATGGCCTGCGTAGCACCTGCGATGGCTGCCGGGCTCAAGGATGTCGCGCCCTACCCCGAGGCGGAAAAAGGCTTCACCCGGCAGGTCATCCACCTGCCGGCACAAACCGACGAGTCGGCCCACCAGCTGGAGATCCTCGCCGGCAAGACCCTCCCGGTCGACTGCAACAAGCAGCGTCTGGGCGGCAAGCTCGAAGAGCACAACCTCGAAGGCTGGGGCTACAGCTACTACCGCCTGGAGAAGGTCGCCGGGCCCATGAGCACCCTGATGGCCTGCCCGGATGGCAAGAAGACCGAGGCCTTCGTGCCGGTGGTCGGCGAAGGTTTCATGCTGCGCTACAACAGCAAGCTGCCGGTGGTGCTGTACGTGCCGGAAGGCATCGAGGTGCGCTATCGCGTCTGGTCGGCATCCGACGACGTACAAAAGGCTAAAGTGGAGTAA
- a CDS encoding peptidylprolyl isomerase — MKAQARHILVKTAAEAEQLKQRLAKGEAFDVLAKKFSTCPSGKRGGDLGEVRPGQLVGAIDQVIFKKALRVVHGPIKTKFGYHLVQTFYRD, encoded by the coding sequence ATGAAAGCCCAAGCCCGTCACATCCTGGTCAAGACCGCTGCCGAAGCCGAACAGCTCAAGCAACGCCTCGCCAAGGGCGAAGCCTTCGATGTACTGGCAAAGAAATTTTCGACCTGCCCCTCGGGCAAGCGCGGCGGTGACTTGGGCGAGGTACGCCCCGGCCAACTGGTGGGCGCCATCGACCAGGTGATCTTCAAGAAGGCCTTGCGCGTGGTGCATGGGCCGATCAAGACCAAGTTCGGTTACCACCTGGTGCAGACCTTCTACCGCGATTGA
- a CDS encoding SOS response-associated peptidase, translating to MCGRLSQYRGIHDFVETLSLPEAWRNNVGDQALDRYNVAPTTQVAVFRVDDAGPRADLVRWGWRPHWATDRAAPINARVEKVAHGPFFRAIWPSRAITPVDGWYEWVDEGGPKKQPYYIRRRDGRPALCASIGQFSGNEHDGFVIITADALGGLVDVHDRRPVVLSPELSREWMSLDTSKEHAEQMALNLGEPAEAFEWYRVGTAVGNVRNQGRELILPI from the coding sequence ATGTGCGGAAGATTGAGTCAGTACCGAGGCATACACGACTTCGTCGAGACGCTCAGCCTGCCAGAGGCCTGGAGGAACAACGTGGGCGACCAGGCCCTGGATCGCTACAACGTCGCGCCGACAACACAGGTCGCCGTGTTCCGGGTAGATGACGCAGGCCCGAGGGCGGACCTGGTGAGGTGGGGATGGCGGCCGCATTGGGCGACCGATCGAGCGGCGCCGATCAACGCCCGTGTCGAGAAAGTGGCGCACGGGCCGTTCTTCCGGGCGATCTGGCCGAGTCGAGCAATCACGCCCGTGGACGGGTGGTACGAGTGGGTCGATGAAGGCGGGCCGAAGAAGCAGCCGTACTACATTCGGCGCCGGGACGGTCGCCCTGCCCTGTGCGCGTCGATCGGCCAGTTTTCAGGCAACGAGCACGACGGCTTCGTCATTATCACCGCAGATGCTCTGGGCGGGCTGGTCGATGTGCACGACCGCCGGCCTGTTGTGCTGTCGCCAGAGCTGTCCAGAGAATGGATGTCTCTAGACACGTCGAAGGAACATGCCGAACAGATGGCGCTGAACCTGGGCGAACCGGCGGAGGCATTCGAGTGGTACCGGGTGGGCACAGCCGTGGGTAACGTCCGGAACCAAGGGCGAGAGCTGATACTGCCTATTTAG
- a CDS encoding tail fiber assembly protein has protein sequence MIIKLSPVRSDMSLTVVKAGDRLEINGVSLDFSRLADGSTLPAEAISSSFIVAPVERVNGGLVVTLMLPHAADAPESARFPIDIRDPADGRVPLPGLEWVDPLVSTAGVIDWSQEITAEVKAEVAAEQHLAQVVAEAASRRAMADSAIAPLQDAVDLGEATEADTALLTAWKRYRVALIRLPDQPGYPDEITWPAPPA, from the coding sequence ATGATCATCAAGCTATCCCCAGTTCGATCCGACATGTCTCTTACCGTAGTTAAGGCAGGTGATCGACTCGAAATCAACGGCGTTTCGCTGGACTTCTCGCGCCTTGCCGACGGCTCGACGTTGCCAGCCGAAGCGATCAGCAGCTCATTCATTGTTGCGCCTGTTGAGCGTGTGAATGGAGGCCTGGTCGTAACCTTGATGCTTCCGCACGCTGCCGACGCTCCGGAGAGCGCACGTTTCCCGATCGATATCCGCGACCCAGCCGATGGTCGTGTGCCTTTGCCTGGGCTGGAATGGGTTGATCCGCTTGTATCGACGGCGGGAGTCATCGACTGGTCCCAGGAGATCACAGCAGAGGTCAAGGCCGAGGTGGCCGCTGAGCAGCATCTCGCCCAGGTCGTGGCTGAGGCCGCAAGCCGCCGCGCTATGGCTGACAGCGCGATCGCTCCGCTGCAGGACGCCGTAGACCTTGGCGAAGCCACTGAAGCCGATACCGCCTTGTTGACTGCCTGGAAGCGCTACCGCGTGGCGCTGATCCGCCTGCCAGACCAACCGGGCTACCCCGACGAGATCACCTGGCCTGCACCGCCTGCCTGA
- a CDS encoding anti-virulence regulator CigR family protein produces MAKSRAIVIAVTSFALAVGPCLGFADPDNGKGQGQGHGKNQVQHAQGNSHSGGGSKGGGNPGGGHKGGGGYDDDYHGDHYRGPSIDRGDVLGILSGYRNYWSPGPALPPGIQKNLARGKPLPPGIAKKLDGRLLGHLPHYDGYEWMQAGADLLLVAVATGIIYEVLDGAFR; encoded by the coding sequence ATGGCCAAGTCTCGCGCTATCGTGATTGCAGTGACTTCGTTTGCTTTGGCTGTCGGCCCATGCCTAGGCTTTGCCGATCCGGACAACGGGAAGGGGCAAGGCCAAGGGCATGGCAAGAACCAGGTCCAGCACGCCCAGGGCAACAGCCACTCCGGCGGTGGCAGCAAGGGGGGCGGCAACCCGGGTGGCGGTCACAAAGGGGGTGGCGGCTACGACGATGATTACCACGGCGATCATTACCGTGGCCCCTCCATCGACCGTGGCGATGTGTTGGGCATATTGAGCGGCTACCGGAACTACTGGAGCCCTGGGCCAGCCCTGCCGCCGGGCATCCAGAAGAACCTGGCACGTGGCAAGCCGCTCCCTCCGGGCATTGCCAAGAAGCTCGACGGCAGGTTGCTCGGCCATCTCCCTCACTACGACGGCTACGAGTGGATGCAGGCCGGCGCGGACCTGCTCCTGGTCGCGGTAGCGACCGGCATCATCTACGAGGTGCTCGACGGCGCGTTCCGCTAA
- a CDS encoding metallophosphoesterase, translated as MNRFRRVAANTRGRDLAVGDIHGHFARLQQCLDTLGFDPAVDRLFSVGDLVDRGPDSAQALEWLAQPWFHAVQGNHEALAIAHLRGGRVELEMYRAAGGAWFLDLPEADQLRYVEGFARMPLGMEVQTPAGLVGLLHADSPFPDWPTLRRRLEAADDPDVREVCQWSRRRLREGDTAPVAGLRALLVGHTPVVQAKRLGNVWHLDTGGWAKGFFSVMDLHTLALVSPMPGA; from the coding sequence ATGAACCGTTTTCGGCGGGTAGCCGCCAATACCCGGGGTCGCGACCTGGCCGTGGGCGATATCCATGGGCATTTCGCGCGTCTACAGCAATGCCTGGACACCCTGGGTTTCGATCCGGCGGTCGATCGGCTGTTCAGTGTCGGCGACCTGGTCGACCGAGGCCCGGACAGCGCCCAGGCGCTGGAATGGCTGGCACAGCCTTGGTTTCACGCGGTGCAAGGCAACCATGAGGCCCTGGCCATCGCCCACCTGCGCGGTGGGCGGGTCGAGCTGGAGATGTACCGTGCCGCGGGCGGGGCCTGGTTTCTCGACCTGCCCGAGGCCGACCAGCTGCGCTACGTCGAAGGGTTCGCCCGGATGCCGCTGGGCATGGAAGTACAGACCCCTGCCGGCTTGGTGGGGCTGCTGCATGCCGACAGCCCGTTTCCTGACTGGCCGACCCTGCGCAGGAGGCTGGAGGCAGCGGACGATCCGGATGTACGGGAGGTCTGCCAATGGTCACGGCGTCGCCTGCGCGAAGGCGATACGGCGCCGGTCGCCGGCCTGCGTGCCTTGCTGGTGGGGCACACACCGGTGGTGCAGGCCAAGCGCTTGGGCAACGTCTGGCACTTGGATACCGGCGGCTGGGCCAAGGGCTTCTTCAGCGTCATGGACCTGCATACCCTGGCATTGGTCAGCCCCATGCCAGGTGCATGA
- a CDS encoding phage tail protein — translation MPWYRAGTVAITAGQTTVTGTGTNFSANARVGDALLGPDGNWYEVTNIASTTVLSILPAYKGTTISGGTYAITPVQGYTKTLADKFNDIANQWGSTLAGLGSVSTENVVPVAKGGTGGTTQSTARNGLGLKSAAVADIVGTVSQSGGVPTGAILEQISNANGNAAKYANGTLICWANIDATITCTATGSIYRDLAPVGGTWTFPVAFIVRPQVMFMGLAQGVWTTTASTNPVPTNTQAGFVAFSTVALSGASLKVEAIAIGRWY, via the coding sequence ATGCCCTGGTATAGAGCAGGCACGGTCGCGATCACGGCTGGCCAAACGACGGTGACCGGTACCGGCACCAACTTCTCAGCGAATGCCCGGGTGGGCGATGCACTGCTAGGCCCGGATGGAAACTGGTATGAGGTGACCAACATTGCCAGCACCACGGTGCTGAGCATCTTGCCCGCCTACAAGGGCACCACAATCAGCGGAGGCACCTACGCCATCACGCCGGTCCAGGGCTACACCAAGACCTTGGCTGACAAGTTCAACGATATCGCGAACCAGTGGGGCTCGACCCTGGCCGGCCTTGGCTCGGTGTCGACCGAGAACGTCGTCCCGGTTGCCAAGGGCGGCACCGGCGGCACGACGCAATCGACAGCGCGAAACGGTCTGGGCCTGAAATCGGCCGCAGTGGCCGATATTGTCGGCACGGTAAGCCAAAGCGGTGGGGTGCCGACCGGGGCCATCCTGGAGCAGATAAGCAATGCCAACGGCAACGCCGCCAAGTACGCCAACGGAACTCTCATCTGCTGGGCGAACATAGACGCTACGATCACTTGCACTGCCACCGGCTCGATTTATCGAGATCTGGCGCCAGTTGGCGGAACTTGGACATTCCCTGTTGCCTTTATCGTTCGCCCGCAAGTCATGTTTATGGGGCTAGCGCAGGGTGTTTGGACAACGACGGCGTCTACCAATCCCGTACCCACTAATACCCAGGCGGGATTTGTGGCGTTTTCAACGGTGGCGCTTAGCGGCGCAAGTCTTAAAGTAGAAGCCATTGCAATTGGAAGGTGGTACTAA